Sequence from the Luteibacter aegosomaticola genome:
CACCATTGAGGAGATCAGAACGAAGTATACGCAGCGACTGCCTTGCGGACGCGGCGGGAGGCATCCCAGGCCACGGCCGATTCATCACGGGCGGCCGAAACCAGGTCCTTGATGAGGTTATCGATGAGCATGATCGACTTCAGCGACTCAAGAGTCTCCGGCGCGGGGCGCATGGTTCCGGCGTACAGCACCGGCTCGCGCTCGGCGGCAAGGCCAGTCAGGTCATCCCAGCGGCCGTCCACCGCCGCGGCATGCATGGCTTCGGTCAGGCTCATGACCTGGTTGAGGTCGCAGAACGGGCCGGCGCTCACGCGCCCGCCCCTGCCACCTGGCGGGATTCCACCGGGATGGCGACCCAGCTGTCGCGGATCTGGCCGAGCAGCCCGGCCACTTCTTCCAGGGCCTCGGTGTCGGCATTGAGGTTGGCGTGGAGGAGACGGCGGTTCATGTAGTCGTACAAGGCCTCGAGGCGCCCCACCAGCGGGCCCTCCACCTCGTGGTTCAGACTGTCCTGCAGGCCACCAATGATATTGATGGCCTTGGAGATGGCTTCACCGCGCGAGGCGATGTTGCCGGTGGCAATACACGCCACCGCCAGGCGGATGCGCTCGAGCGCCCCGTCCATGAGGAGAGTGATGAGCCCGTGCGGGTCGGCCTGCTCGAGACCACCGCCGGTGCGGATCTGCTGGTACGCGCCAGCGCCCTGGGAATAACCAAGTGCCATGTCTGTCGTCCTGTCCGCCGTCAGCTCTTGTTGGTGAGTGCGTCGAACTGCTGGGTAAGGTAGCTGCTGGTGCTCTGCAGTTTGGTCATCAGCGTATCCAGCGCGGTGTACTGCGTGGTCAGGCGGGCCGTATACGCCGTCATCTGCGTGTCGTAGTCGGTCTGCTGCTGGGTAAGGTCTTTCGCCTTATCGTTCAGGTTGTTCGTACGCTGGGTCAGGATGCCGGACGACGAGGTCCAGTTCGTGATGAGCGTATCGAGCTTGCCGGCGATACCGGTGCTGCCACCCACGAGGGCCTGCGTTTCCTTCGGATTCGTCGCCATCACCTTGGTGAGCTTGGTCGAATCGAAGGCGAGCGTGCCGTCGGTCTGGAACGAGACGCCGAGGTCACTGAGCGACTTCGGGCCGGCGCCGGCGGCGGTGGACTGCGAACCGAGCAAGCTGGTGATCTGGCTCTTGATCGACGTGACCGTGGCGTCGCCGATCAGGGCGCCGACCTCGTTATTCGTCGAGTCGTACTTGGTCAGCGACTGGTAGGTCGAGACAAACGAGTTGTAGGCCGTGACCAGGTTCTGCACCGCCGTGGTGACCACGGACGTGTCGTTGGCGATGCTTACCGTGCTCTCGCCCGTCTTGGTCAGGGTCAGGGTGACGCCGTCGATCGCGGTGGCATCGGTATTCGACGCACTGGTGACCTTCGTGCCATCGACCGTGTACTCGGCATCCTGCGCCACCGTGGTGGGCGTGCCCGTGGACGGATCGAAATTGAGACCCGCCAGGCCACCATCGCCGCCGCTGGTGGTGACCGTGAAGGCATTGGCGCTGCCGGTGGCGGTCGAGGTGAGCACGAGGTGCGCGCCATCCGCACCGGTGACGATGCTGGCCGTCACGCCCGGGTTATCGGCGGACTTGTTGATCTGGTCGCGGATGTTCTGGAGGGTGTTGGCGCCCGACGCGACATCGATACTCATCGACTTGTCGCCGATGGCAATGTTCAGGGTGCCCGTGCCGACGGCGGCCGTGGAACTGGTGAAGGCCGGAGACGTGGTCTTCTGGGCGGTCGCCAGCTTGGATACGACGATGTCGTAATTATTGGGCGTGGCGTCGGCATCCGCCGTCACACCGAGAATCGTGGAATCGCCGACCGAGGTCTTCTGCGTCGTAAACGCCGTGGACGTCGAAAGGCTCTTGATCGCAGCCTGCAGGCTTGTCAGGGACGAGGTGAAGTTGCCGATCGCTGAAATCTGCGTGGTATTGGCAGTGACGGCGTCAGAAAGCTGTTTGTCCTTGTCCGCGCGCTTGGCGGCGACCAGGTTCGAAACAAGGCTGGCGACGTCGATGGAACTGGAGCCGAGGGTGATGCTGCTGGTGCTGCTGGCCATGAAGCTCTCCTTGAAGACGCCTCACTGCCCGGGCGCCAATTTGTCGACGGCGGGTACCTGTAAGGCACC
This genomic interval carries:
- the fliS gene encoding flagellar export chaperone FliS, whose amino-acid sequence is MALGYSQGAGAYQQIRTGGGLEQADPHGLITLLMDGALERIRLAVACIATGNIASRGEAISKAINIIGGLQDSLNHEVEGPLVGRLEALYDYMNRRLLHANLNADTEALEEVAGLLGQIRDSWVAIPVESRQVAGAGA
- the fliD gene encoding flagellar filament capping protein FliD — protein: MASSTSSITLGSSSIDVASLVSNLVAAKRADKDKQLSDAVTANTTQISAIGNFTSSLTSLQAAIKSLSTSTAFTTQKTSVGDSTILGVTADADATPNNYDIVVSKLATAQKTTSPAFTSSTAAVGTGTLNIAIGDKSMSIDVASGANTLQNIRDQINKSADNPGVTASIVTGADGAHLVLTSTATGSANAFTVTTSGGDGGLAGLNFDPSTGTPTTVAQDAEYTVDGTKVTSASNTDATAIDGVTLTLTKTGESTVSIANDTSVVTTAVQNLVTAYNSFVSTYQSLTKYDSTNNEVGALIGDATVTSIKSQITSLLGSQSTAAGAGPKSLSDLGVSFQTDGTLAFDSTKLTKVMATNPKETQALVGGSTGIAGKLDTLITNWTSSSGILTQRTNNLNDKAKDLTQQQTDYDTQMTAYTARLTTQYTALDTLMTKLQSTSSYLTQQFDALTNKS
- a CDS encoding flagellar protein FliT, which codes for MSAGPFCDLNQVMSLTEAMHAAAVDGRWDDLTGLAAEREPVLYAGTMRPAPETLESLKSIMLIDNLIKDLVSAARDESAVAWDASRRVRKAVAAYTSF